In the genome of Mauremys mutica isolate MM-2020 ecotype Southern chromosome 8, ASM2049712v1, whole genome shotgun sequence, one region contains:
- the LOC123375395 gene encoding protocadherin alpha-8-like isoform X21 has protein sequence MALLRRDSLVTRQLLRLVLLHTAWEVGSGQVRYSVPEESKHGTFVGRLAQDLGLEVAELVSRMFRMVSSGRRDYFEVNLQSGVLFVNSRLDREELCGQSPLCATDLEVIVDKPLRIFHVEVEIQDINDNAPVFSVNEQNLSIAESLTLPGSHFPLEGASDADIGTNSLLTYKINSSEHFIVEDKTKEKSRSLVLVLKKPLDREEIPAHYLLLTAIDGGKPELTGTVQLVITVLDANDNAPVFNQSVYQIKLLENASNGTLVIKLNATDMDEGINKNISYSFTNHVPPNIRKVFRIEQNTAEIRVKGNIDFEDINLFEIQVEAKDKGNPPLVGHCKVLIDVLDVNDNAPELAVTSLSLPVPEDAPPGTVVALISVSDRDSGDNGKVTCSIPPNLPFRLVSTFKNYHSLVLAEAVDRERVSEYKLVVTARDEGAPSLSASSSILVAIADVNDNAPAFPQPVYTVFVKENNPPGAHLLTVSASDPDLRENAFVSYWVVERSVGEQPLSSYISVHSESGHIYALQPFDYEELQVLQFQVSARDAGLPSLCGNVTVQLFVLDANDNAPAVSPAGSVRGSPGPELVPLSAGAGHVVGKIRAVDADSGYNAWLRYEVQEPGAAGPFRVGVYSGEISTTRALEEADGPSQRLVILVKDHGEPALSATATVSLSLVESPQAVKWDSRPRGGSEGPLVDMNVSLMIAICSVSGLFVLVIVVYVGLRCRPGPEVMCGPGKATMVCASEVGSWSCSQRQSRNLCVGEGTAKNDLMVFSPNFPHSAENGEKETPNLCGTKVNK, from the coding sequence ATGGCCCTTCTCCGGCGAGACTCCCTGGTAACCAGGCAGCTGCTGCGGCTGGTTCTGTTGCACACGGCCTGGGAGGTGGGCAGCGGACAGGTCCGTTATTCCGTGCCGGAGGAATCCAAACACGGCACCTTTGTGGGCCGCCTGGCCCAGgacctggggctggaggtggcggAGCTGGTGTCTCGGATGTTCCGGATGGTCTCCAGCGGCAGGAGAGACTATTTTGAGGTAAATTTGCAGAGCGGCGTTTTGTTTGTTAATTCGCGACTAGACAGGGAAGAGCTGTGCGGCCAGAGCCCCCTGTGCGCCACTGACCTGGAGGTGATAGTGGACAAACCCCTGAGGATATTTCACGTGGAAGTGGAGATACAGGATATAAACGACAATGCTCCTGTTTTTTCGGTAAACGAACAAAACCTGAGTATAGCAGAATCACTAACGCTTCCAGGTTCGCATTTCCCACTAGAGGGCGCGTCTGACGCAGATATTGGTACAAACTCGCTGCTAACCTACAAGATCAACTCAAGCGAACATTTCATTGTAGAAGACAAAACGAAGGAGAAAAGCAGATCTTTAGTGCTTGTGTTAAAGAAACCGCTTGATAGGGAGGAAATCCCTGCACATTATTTATTACTCACCGCTATTGATGGGGGCAAACCGGAGCTCACCGGCACAGTTCAGCTGGTGATCACTGTGCTGGATGCCAATGACAACGCCCCTGTATTTAATCAATCCGTTTATCAAATCAAATTATTGGAAAATGCATCTAACGGGACTTTAGTCATAAAACTCAACGCCACTGACATGGATGAGGGCATTAATAAGAATATTTCCTATTCGTTTACCAACCATGTTCCTCCAAACATAAGAAAAGTTTTCAGGATAGAACAAAATACTGCAGAAATCAGGGTTAAAGGAAATATAGATTTTGAAGATATTAATCTGTTTGAAATTCAAGTTGAGGCAAAGGATAAGGGGAATCCACCGTTAGTGGGGCACTGCAAAGTTTTGATAGACGTTTTGGACGTGAACGATAACGCCCCTGAGCTGGCCGTGACTTCCCTTTCCCTGCCGGTGCCGGAGGACGCTCCCCCGGGGACAGTGGTGGCTCTTATTAGCGTCTCTGACCGGGACTCGGGAGATAACGGCAAAGTCACCTGCTCCATCCCCCCGAACCTGCCCTTTCGGCTCGTCTCCACCTTTAAGAATTATCACTCGCTGGTGCTGGCGGAGGCCGTGGATCGGGAGCGAGTGTCCGAATATAAGCTCGTGGTGACAGCCAGAGACGAAGGGGCCCCGTCTCTGTCGgccagcagcagcattttggtggcgatCGCGGATGTGAACGATAACGCCCCCGCTTTCCCTCAGCCCGTTTACACGGTGTTTGTGAAGGAAAACAACCCGCCCGGGGCCCATCTCTTGACCGTGTCTGCCTCGGACCCGGACCTGAGGGAAAACGCCTTTGTGAGCTACTGGGTGGTGGAGCGAAGTGTGGGAGAGCAGCCCCTGTCCAGCTACATCTCGGTGCACTCGGAGAGCGGGCACATCTATGCCCTGCAGCCCTTTGACTACGaggagctgcaagtgctgcagTTCCAGGTGAGCGCGAGGGACGCCGGGTTGCCGTCGCTGTGCGGGAACGTGACTGTGCAGCTCTTTGTGCTGGATGCAAATGACAACGCGCCCGCAGTGTCCCCGGCCGGCTCCGTCCGCGGCTCGCCCGGGCCCGAGCTGGTTCCGCTGTCGGCGGGCGCAGGGCACGTGGTGGGCAAGATCCGAGCGGTGGATGCGGATTCCGGCTACAACGCCTGGCTTCGCTACGAAGTGCAGGAGCCCGGGGCTGCGGGGCCTTTCCGGGTGGGTGTGTACAGCGGGGAGATCAGCACGACGCGGGCCTTGGAGGAGGCGGACGGCCCCAGCCAGAGACTCGTGATCCTGGTGAAGGACCATGGGGAGCCGGCGCTGTCAGCGACAGCCACTGTCAGCCTGTCCCTGGTGGAGAGTCCCCAGGCTGTGAAATGGGACTCGAGGCCAAGGGGCGGGAGCGAAGGGCCCTTGGTTGACATGAACGTGTCTTTAATGATCGCCATTTGCTCGGTGTCCGGGCTGTTTGTGCTGGTGATTGTCGTGTACGTTGGCCTGAGATGCCGCCCGGGTCCGGAAGTGATGTGCGGTCCTGGGAAAGCTACCATGGTGTGCGCGAGCGAGGTGGGGAGTTGGTCCTGTTCCCAGCGCCAGAGCCGGAACTTGTGTGTAGGGGAAGGCACCGCCAAGAATGATCTCATGGTTTTCAGCCCCAACTTCCCTCACTCTGCAGAGAACGGGGAGAAGGAGACGCCTAATCTATGCGGCACG